In Vigna radiata var. radiata cultivar VC1973A chromosome 3, Vradiata_ver6, whole genome shotgun sequence, the following proteins share a genomic window:
- the LOC106757470 gene encoding polyadenylate-binding protein 7 isoform X2 — MAVPPSVAASPASLYVGDLHSDVSDSHLIDVFSEFKSLNSVRVCKDSSTGKSLCYGYVNFVSPQDAIRAIETKNHTLLNGKMIRVMWSRRDPDARKSTIGNLFIKNIPESIDNAGLQDIFKKYGNILSSKVVTSDDGKSKGYGFVQFESEESSHVAIEKMNGSTVGDKQLYVGKFVKKSDRIFPGADARYTNLYMKNLDLGITEAKLKEKFSSFGKIVSLAIAKDHNGMPKGFGFVNYDNPDDAKKAMEGMNGSQLARAQKKAEREQILHHQFEEKRKEQKLKYKGSNVYVKNIHDNVSDEELTDLFSACGTITSAKVMQDDKGICKGFGFVNFSTPEEANKAVNTFHGFMFHGKPLYVALAQRKEDRKAQLQLQYTQQIGGLAGPSTTNIPGGYTPYYYAATGAISHVPPRAGLMYHSLALRPVWGANAFAPPAISFQQSSVPAVSNNNRHHRQNRGRLNGHSASQGNTQSGTYLQQGQQTSQSTISPRDSSTQQRTGQLKYIPNGRQREMEKGSGSSSATSNSGRGSQGPEMLHSFLAGAAPEQQKEILGEHLYMLVQKLKPSLAAKITGMLLEMDNGELLVLLESPEALSVKVEEVVEVLKNTKTKVDVLRSNYLSAEVAVN; from the exons ATGGCGGTTCCTCCGTCGGTCGCTGCCTCTCCGGCGTCACTCTACGTCGGCGACCTCCATTCTGACGTCTCTGACAGCCACCTCATCGATGTATTCTCCGAGTTCAAGAGCCTTAACTCCGTTCGCGTCTGCAAAGACTCCTCCACCGGCAAATCCCTCTGTTATGGCTACGTCAACTTTGTTTCTCCTCAGGACG CAATTCGTGCAATCGAGACTAAGAATCATACGTTGCTGAATGGAAAAATGATTAGAGTGATGTGGTCGCGTCGCGATCCTGACGCGAGGAAGAGCACTATTGGGAACTTGTTTATTAAG AACATACCGGAATCGATAGATAATGCTGGACTGCAAGATATATTCAAGAAATATGGAAATATTTTGTCCAGCAAAGTTGTCACGTCTGACGATGGGAAGAGTAAAGGATACGgttttgttcaatttgaatCGGAGGAATCCTCTCATGTTGCTATAGAGAAGATGAATGGCTCTACTGTTGGTGATAAACAGTT ATATGTCGGGAAGTTTGTAAAAAAAAGTGATCGCATATTTCCTGGCGCGGATGCTAGATATACAAACTTGTACATGAAGAATTTGGACTTGGGTATTACAGAAGCAAAATTGAAGGAGAAGTTTTCCTCTTTCGGGAAGATTGTTAGCTTGGCTATTGCAAAGGACCACAATGGGATGCCCAAGGGTTTTGGCTTTGTGAACTATGATAACCCAGATGATGCTAAAAAGGCAATGGAAGGAATGAATGGATCACAATTAG CCAGAGCGCAAAAGAAAGCTGAGCGCGAGCAGATCTTGCACCACCAATTTGAGGAGAAACGGAAggaacaaaaattgaaatacaaG GGGTCGAACGTTTATGTGAAAAACATTCATGACAATGTAAGTGACGAAGAACTGACGGATCTTTTCAGTGCATGTGGCACTATAACTTCTGCAAAAGTTATGCAAGATGACAAAGGCATATGTAAAGGGTTTGGCTTTGTCAACTTCTCCACTCCTGAGGAGGCTAATAAAGCCGTGAACACTTTTCATG GATTCATGTTTCATGGTAAACCACTGTATGTTGCCCTTGCTCAGAGGAAAGAGGACAGGAAAGCACAATTGCAGCTTCAATACACACAGCAAATAGGAGGACTAGCTGGACCTTCGACTACTAATATCCCTGGTGGATACACTCCTTATTATTATGCAGCTACTGGTGCTATTTCACATGTGCCTCCTCGAGCTGGACTGATGTATCATTCTCTTGCATTGAGGCCGGTATGGGGAGCTAATGCCTTTGCACCCCCTGCTATATCATTTCAACAGTCATCTGTTCCCGCA GTTTCTAACAATAATAGGCACCATAGGCAAAACAGGGGCAGGTTGAATGGGCATTCAGCATCACAGGGAAATACTCAGTCTGGTACTTATTTGCAACAAGGCCAGCAGACTTCTCAGTCAACGATCTCTCCAAGAGACTCAAGTACTCAGCAG AGAACCGGACAGCTTAAGTATATACCCAATGGACGCCAGCGTGAAATGGAAAAAGGATCTGGTTCCTCATCCGCTACTTCAAATTCTGGTAGGGGGTCCCAGGGGCCAGAAATGCTGCATAGCTTTCTTGCAGGGGCTGCTCCCGAGCAGCAGAAAGAGATACTCGGAGAGCATCTTTACATGCTTGTTCAGAAACTAAAG CCTAGCCTAGCAGCAAAAATAACAGGTATGCTTTTGGAGATGGACAATGGAGAATTGTTGGTTCTCCTGGAATCGCCGGAGGCTCTTTCCGTGAAGGTGGAAGAAGTTGTGGAAGTGCTTAAGAACACTAAGACCAAAGTGGACGTACTCCGTTCAAATTACCTTTCAGCTGAAGTTGCAGTAAACTAA
- the LOC106757470 gene encoding polyadenylate-binding protein 7 isoform X3, which produces MAVPPSVAASPASLYVGDLHSDVSDSHLIDVFSEFKSLNSVRVCKDSSTGKSLCYGYVNFVSPQDAIRAIETKNHTLLNGKMIRVMWSRRDPDARKSTIGNLFIKNIPESIDNAGLQDIFKKYGNILSSKVVTSDDGKSKGYGFVQFESEESSHVAIEKMNGSTVGDKQLYVGKFVKKSDRIFPGADARYTNLYMKNLDLGITEAKLKEKFSSFGKIVSLAIAKDHNGMPKGFGFVNYDNPGFLQARAQKKAEREQILHHQFEEKRKEQKLKYKGSNVYVKNIHDNVSDEELTDLFSACGTITSAKVMQDDKGICKGFGFVNFSTPEEANKAVNTFHGFMFHGKPLYVALAQRKEDRKAQLQLQYTQQIGGLAGPSTTNIPGGYTPYYYAATGAISHVPPRAGLMYHSLALRPVWGANAFAPPAISFQQSSVPAVSNNNRHHRQNRGRLNGHSASQGNTQSGTYLQQGQQTSQSTISPRDSSTQQRTGQLKYIPNGRQREMEKGSGSSSATSNSGRGSQGPEMLHSFLAGAAPEQQKEILGEHLYMLVQKLKPSLAAKITGMLLEMDNGELLVLLESPEALSVKVEEVVEVLKNTKTKVDVLRSNYLSAEVAVN; this is translated from the exons ATGGCGGTTCCTCCGTCGGTCGCTGCCTCTCCGGCGTCACTCTACGTCGGCGACCTCCATTCTGACGTCTCTGACAGCCACCTCATCGATGTATTCTCCGAGTTCAAGAGCCTTAACTCCGTTCGCGTCTGCAAAGACTCCTCCACCGGCAAATCCCTCTGTTATGGCTACGTCAACTTTGTTTCTCCTCAGGACG CAATTCGTGCAATCGAGACTAAGAATCATACGTTGCTGAATGGAAAAATGATTAGAGTGATGTGGTCGCGTCGCGATCCTGACGCGAGGAAGAGCACTATTGGGAACTTGTTTATTAAG AACATACCGGAATCGATAGATAATGCTGGACTGCAAGATATATTCAAGAAATATGGAAATATTTTGTCCAGCAAAGTTGTCACGTCTGACGATGGGAAGAGTAAAGGATACGgttttgttcaatttgaatCGGAGGAATCCTCTCATGTTGCTATAGAGAAGATGAATGGCTCTACTGTTGGTGATAAACAGTT ATATGTCGGGAAGTTTGTAAAAAAAAGTGATCGCATATTTCCTGGCGCGGATGCTAGATATACAAACTTGTACATGAAGAATTTGGACTTGGGTATTACAGAAGCAAAATTGAAGGAGAAGTTTTCCTCTTTCGGGAAGATTGTTAGCTTGGCTATTGCAAAGGACCACAATGGGATGCCCAAGGGTTTTGGCTTTGTGAACTATGATAACCCAG GCTTTCTGCAGG CCAGAGCGCAAAAGAAAGCTGAGCGCGAGCAGATCTTGCACCACCAATTTGAGGAGAAACGGAAggaacaaaaattgaaatacaaG GGGTCGAACGTTTATGTGAAAAACATTCATGACAATGTAAGTGACGAAGAACTGACGGATCTTTTCAGTGCATGTGGCACTATAACTTCTGCAAAAGTTATGCAAGATGACAAAGGCATATGTAAAGGGTTTGGCTTTGTCAACTTCTCCACTCCTGAGGAGGCTAATAAAGCCGTGAACACTTTTCATG GATTCATGTTTCATGGTAAACCACTGTATGTTGCCCTTGCTCAGAGGAAAGAGGACAGGAAAGCACAATTGCAGCTTCAATACACACAGCAAATAGGAGGACTAGCTGGACCTTCGACTACTAATATCCCTGGTGGATACACTCCTTATTATTATGCAGCTACTGGTGCTATTTCACATGTGCCTCCTCGAGCTGGACTGATGTATCATTCTCTTGCATTGAGGCCGGTATGGGGAGCTAATGCCTTTGCACCCCCTGCTATATCATTTCAACAGTCATCTGTTCCCGCA GTTTCTAACAATAATAGGCACCATAGGCAAAACAGGGGCAGGTTGAATGGGCATTCAGCATCACAGGGAAATACTCAGTCTGGTACTTATTTGCAACAAGGCCAGCAGACTTCTCAGTCAACGATCTCTCCAAGAGACTCAAGTACTCAGCAG AGAACCGGACAGCTTAAGTATATACCCAATGGACGCCAGCGTGAAATGGAAAAAGGATCTGGTTCCTCATCCGCTACTTCAAATTCTGGTAGGGGGTCCCAGGGGCCAGAAATGCTGCATAGCTTTCTTGCAGGGGCTGCTCCCGAGCAGCAGAAAGAGATACTCGGAGAGCATCTTTACATGCTTGTTCAGAAACTAAAG CCTAGCCTAGCAGCAAAAATAACAGGTATGCTTTTGGAGATGGACAATGGAGAATTGTTGGTTCTCCTGGAATCGCCGGAGGCTCTTTCCGTGAAGGTGGAAGAAGTTGTGGAAGTGCTTAAGAACACTAAGACCAAAGTGGACGTACTCCGTTCAAATTACCTTTCAGCTGAAGTTGCAGTAAACTAA
- the LOC106757470 gene encoding polyadenylate-binding protein 7 isoform X1: MAVPPSVAASPASLYVGDLHSDVSDSHLIDVFSEFKSLNSVRVCKDSSTGKSLCYGYVNFVSPQDAIRAIETKNHTLLNGKMIRVMWSRRDPDARKSTIGNLFIKNIPESIDNAGLQDIFKKYGNILSSKVVTSDDGKSKGYGFVQFESEESSHVAIEKMNGSTVGDKQLYVGKFVKKSDRIFPGADARYTNLYMKNLDLGITEAKLKEKFSSFGKIVSLAIAKDHNGMPKGFGFVNYDNPDDAKKAMEGMNGSQLGSKILYVARAQKKAEREQILHHQFEEKRKEQKLKYKGSNVYVKNIHDNVSDEELTDLFSACGTITSAKVMQDDKGICKGFGFVNFSTPEEANKAVNTFHGFMFHGKPLYVALAQRKEDRKAQLQLQYTQQIGGLAGPSTTNIPGGYTPYYYAATGAISHVPPRAGLMYHSLALRPVWGANAFAPPAISFQQSSVPAVSNNNRHHRQNRGRLNGHSASQGNTQSGTYLQQGQQTSQSTISPRDSSTQQRTGQLKYIPNGRQREMEKGSGSSSATSNSGRGSQGPEMLHSFLAGAAPEQQKEILGEHLYMLVQKLKPSLAAKITGMLLEMDNGELLVLLESPEALSVKVEEVVEVLKNTKTKVDVLRSNYLSAEVAVN; this comes from the exons ATGGCGGTTCCTCCGTCGGTCGCTGCCTCTCCGGCGTCACTCTACGTCGGCGACCTCCATTCTGACGTCTCTGACAGCCACCTCATCGATGTATTCTCCGAGTTCAAGAGCCTTAACTCCGTTCGCGTCTGCAAAGACTCCTCCACCGGCAAATCCCTCTGTTATGGCTACGTCAACTTTGTTTCTCCTCAGGACG CAATTCGTGCAATCGAGACTAAGAATCATACGTTGCTGAATGGAAAAATGATTAGAGTGATGTGGTCGCGTCGCGATCCTGACGCGAGGAAGAGCACTATTGGGAACTTGTTTATTAAG AACATACCGGAATCGATAGATAATGCTGGACTGCAAGATATATTCAAGAAATATGGAAATATTTTGTCCAGCAAAGTTGTCACGTCTGACGATGGGAAGAGTAAAGGATACGgttttgttcaatttgaatCGGAGGAATCCTCTCATGTTGCTATAGAGAAGATGAATGGCTCTACTGTTGGTGATAAACAGTT ATATGTCGGGAAGTTTGTAAAAAAAAGTGATCGCATATTTCCTGGCGCGGATGCTAGATATACAAACTTGTACATGAAGAATTTGGACTTGGGTATTACAGAAGCAAAATTGAAGGAGAAGTTTTCCTCTTTCGGGAAGATTGTTAGCTTGGCTATTGCAAAGGACCACAATGGGATGCCCAAGGGTTTTGGCTTTGTGAACTATGATAACCCAGATGATGCTAAAAAGGCAATGGAAGGAATGAATGGATCACAATTAG GTTCTAAGATTCTGTACGTAGCCAGAGCGCAAAAGAAAGCTGAGCGCGAGCAGATCTTGCACCACCAATTTGAGGAGAAACGGAAggaacaaaaattgaaatacaaG GGGTCGAACGTTTATGTGAAAAACATTCATGACAATGTAAGTGACGAAGAACTGACGGATCTTTTCAGTGCATGTGGCACTATAACTTCTGCAAAAGTTATGCAAGATGACAAAGGCATATGTAAAGGGTTTGGCTTTGTCAACTTCTCCACTCCTGAGGAGGCTAATAAAGCCGTGAACACTTTTCATG GATTCATGTTTCATGGTAAACCACTGTATGTTGCCCTTGCTCAGAGGAAAGAGGACAGGAAAGCACAATTGCAGCTTCAATACACACAGCAAATAGGAGGACTAGCTGGACCTTCGACTACTAATATCCCTGGTGGATACACTCCTTATTATTATGCAGCTACTGGTGCTATTTCACATGTGCCTCCTCGAGCTGGACTGATGTATCATTCTCTTGCATTGAGGCCGGTATGGGGAGCTAATGCCTTTGCACCCCCTGCTATATCATTTCAACAGTCATCTGTTCCCGCA GTTTCTAACAATAATAGGCACCATAGGCAAAACAGGGGCAGGTTGAATGGGCATTCAGCATCACAGGGAAATACTCAGTCTGGTACTTATTTGCAACAAGGCCAGCAGACTTCTCAGTCAACGATCTCTCCAAGAGACTCAAGTACTCAGCAG AGAACCGGACAGCTTAAGTATATACCCAATGGACGCCAGCGTGAAATGGAAAAAGGATCTGGTTCCTCATCCGCTACTTCAAATTCTGGTAGGGGGTCCCAGGGGCCAGAAATGCTGCATAGCTTTCTTGCAGGGGCTGCTCCCGAGCAGCAGAAAGAGATACTCGGAGAGCATCTTTACATGCTTGTTCAGAAACTAAAG CCTAGCCTAGCAGCAAAAATAACAGGTATGCTTTTGGAGATGGACAATGGAGAATTGTTGGTTCTCCTGGAATCGCCGGAGGCTCTTTCCGTGAAGGTGGAAGAAGTTGTGGAAGTGCTTAAGAACACTAAGACCAAAGTGGACGTACTCCGTTCAAATTACCTTTCAGCTGAAGTTGCAGTAAACTAA
- the LOC106757878 gene encoding cactin isoform X1 has translation MGRSSGRDRRRRRSDESESESPSDSDSDRRHRSSSRRSRRDSDGDRKKKKKSSMNITEEEIAQYMTKRAQSKAMKVAKKLKTSTVSGYSNDSNPFGDSNLNEKFVWRKKIERDVSQGVSIDTFSVKAEKKRQIERMAEIEKVKKRREERALEKARHEEEMALLARERARAEFQDWEKKEEEFHFDQSKVRSEIRLREGRARPIDVLTKHLNGSDDLDIEINEPYMVFKGLTVNEMNELRDDIKMHLDLDRATPTHVEYWEALLLVCDWELAEVRKKDAFDRARVRGEEPPAELLAEERGLHSSVEPDVKRLLQGKTRAELEALQVHIESEMRSGTAKVVEYWEAILKHLHIYKAKACLKEIHAKLLRKHLQSLERPLEDEDKLEDANVMIPDEEEDTEDDIKVRSLDESFSPEPIRGEQEDEDEAGSFSPQLLHGDESEEAIDPEEDRAMLERNRKAVLEEQQRRVQEAMISKPAPSEDNFEMKALKAMGDMEDGDAVFGSGAEVSLDSQVYWWHDKYRPRKPKYFNRVHTGYEWNKYNQTHYDHDNPPPKIVQGYKFNIFYPDLVDKTKAPTYTIEKDGSNGETCIIRFHAGPPYEDIAFRIVNKEWEYSHKKGFKCTFERGILHVYFNFKRHRYRR, from the exons ATGGGGAGGAGTAGCGGAAGAGACCGAAGACGAAGAAGATCCGATGAGTCGGAATCCGAGTCACCGTCCGATTCCGACTCGGACCGACGCCATCGTAGCAGTAGCCGCAGGTCTAGGCGTGACTCAGACGGAgataggaagaagaagaagaaatcctCGATGAACATTACAGAAGAGGAAATCGCGCAGTACATGACCAAAAGGGCCCAATCGAAG GCTATGAAAGTGGCAAAAAAGTTGAAAACCAGTACGGTGTCAGGCTATTCCAACGATTCGAATCCGTTCGGTGACTCCAATCTCAATGAGAA GTTTGTTTGGCGCAAGAAGATTGAACGCGACGTTTCTCAAGGTGTGTCTATTGATACGTTTTCTGTTAAGGCCGAGAAAAAAAGACAGATAGAAAGGATG GCAGAAattgaaaaagtgaaaaagagaagagaggaaaGGGCACTCGAGAAAGCTCGGCACGAGGAAGAAATG GCACTGTTAGCTAGAGAACGTGCTCGAGCTGAGTTTCAGGACtgggaaaaaaaagaagaagag TTCCATTTTGATCAAAGCAAAGTTAGGTCAGAAATTAGATTGCGTGAAGGGCGTGCCAGACCAATTGATGTCCTAACCAAGCATCTCAACGGCTCTGATGATTTGGATATAGAAATAAATGAACCATATATGGTCTTCAAG GGTTTGACTGTAAACGAAATGAACGAGCTACGTGATGACATCAAAATGCATCTGGACCTTGACAGGGCAACACCAACTCATGTAGAATATTGGGAG GCACTCCTTCTGGTGTGTGATTGGGAGCTAGCAGAAGTGCGAAAAAAGGATGCGTTTGACCGAGCTAGAGTGCGAGGAGAAGAACCTCCTGCTGAGCTGCTTGCAGAAGAAAGGGGATTGCATTCCAGTGTTGAGCCAGATGTAAAGAGGCTTTTGCAAGGAAAGACACGTGCAGAATTGGAGGCTTTACAAGTTCACATTGAATCAGAAATGCGTTCTGGTACAGCAAAGGTGGTTGAATACTGGGAGGCCATTTTAAAACATCTCCACATTTATAAAGCCAAG GCTTGTTTGAAGGAAATTCATGCTAAATTGCTACGTAAGCATTTGCAATCTCTCGAGAGACCATTGGAGGATGAAGATAAATTGGAGGATGCTAATGTTATGATACCTGACGAGGAGGAAGATACAGAGGATGATATTAAAG TCCGATCTCTAGATGAATCATTTTCACCAGAACCCATTAGAGGGGAACAAGAAGATGAAGACGAGGCTGGATCATTTTCGCCACAACTGTTGCATGGTGATGAAAGTGAGGAAGCTATTGACCCTGAAGAGGATAGAGCCATGCTG GAGCGGAACCGCAAGGCTGTCTTAGAAGAACAGCAAAGACGAGTTCAGGAAGCAATGATATCAAAGCCAGCTCCTTCTGAAGATAATTTTGAGATGAAGGCTTTAAAAGCTATGGGGGATATGGAAGATGGAGATGCGGTGTTTGGATCTGGTGCTGAAGTGAGCCTGGATTCCCAG GTTTATTGGTGGCATGACAAATACAGGCCTAGGAAGCCGAAGTATTTCAACCGTGTTCACACTGGATACGAGTGGAACAAATATAATCAGACTCACTATGATCATGACAACCCACCTCCAAAGATTGTGCAAggatacaaatttaatattttctatccTGATCTTGTAGACAAGACAAAAGCCCCAACTTACACCATTGAGAAGGATGGCAGCAATGGGGAGACTTGCATTATAAGATTCCATGCTGGGCCACCGTACGAAGACATA GCTTTCCGCATCGTAAACAAAGAATGGGAATATTCTCACAAGAAGGGTTTTAAGTGCACATTTGAACGTGGAATTCTGCACGTGTACTTTAATTTCAAACGCCACCGCTACCGCAGATAA
- the LOC106757878 gene encoding cactin isoform X2, which produces MCRFVWRKKIERDVSQGVSIDTFSVKAEKKRQIERMAEIEKVKKRREERALEKARHEEEMALLARERARAEFQDWEKKEEEFHFDQSKVRSEIRLREGRARPIDVLTKHLNGSDDLDIEINEPYMVFKGLTVNEMNELRDDIKMHLDLDRATPTHVEYWEALLLVCDWELAEVRKKDAFDRARVRGEEPPAELLAEERGLHSSVEPDVKRLLQGKTRAELEALQVHIESEMRSGTAKVVEYWEAILKHLHIYKAKACLKEIHAKLLRKHLQSLERPLEDEDKLEDANVMIPDEEEDTEDDIKVRSLDESFSPEPIRGEQEDEDEAGSFSPQLLHGDESEEAIDPEEDRAMLERNRKAVLEEQQRRVQEAMISKPAPSEDNFEMKALKAMGDMEDGDAVFGSGAEVSLDSQVYWWHDKYRPRKPKYFNRVHTGYEWNKYNQTHYDHDNPPPKIVQGYKFNIFYPDLVDKTKAPTYTIEKDGSNGETCIIRFHAGPPYEDIAFRIVNKEWEYSHKKGFKCTFERGILHVYFNFKRHRYRR; this is translated from the exons ATGTGTAGGTTTGTTTGGCGCAAGAAGATTGAACGCGACGTTTCTCAAGGTGTGTCTATTGATACGTTTTCTGTTAAGGCCGAGAAAAAAAGACAGATAGAAAGGATG GCAGAAattgaaaaagtgaaaaagagaagagaggaaaGGGCACTCGAGAAAGCTCGGCACGAGGAAGAAATG GCACTGTTAGCTAGAGAACGTGCTCGAGCTGAGTTTCAGGACtgggaaaaaaaagaagaagag TTCCATTTTGATCAAAGCAAAGTTAGGTCAGAAATTAGATTGCGTGAAGGGCGTGCCAGACCAATTGATGTCCTAACCAAGCATCTCAACGGCTCTGATGATTTGGATATAGAAATAAATGAACCATATATGGTCTTCAAG GGTTTGACTGTAAACGAAATGAACGAGCTACGTGATGACATCAAAATGCATCTGGACCTTGACAGGGCAACACCAACTCATGTAGAATATTGGGAG GCACTCCTTCTGGTGTGTGATTGGGAGCTAGCAGAAGTGCGAAAAAAGGATGCGTTTGACCGAGCTAGAGTGCGAGGAGAAGAACCTCCTGCTGAGCTGCTTGCAGAAGAAAGGGGATTGCATTCCAGTGTTGAGCCAGATGTAAAGAGGCTTTTGCAAGGAAAGACACGTGCAGAATTGGAGGCTTTACAAGTTCACATTGAATCAGAAATGCGTTCTGGTACAGCAAAGGTGGTTGAATACTGGGAGGCCATTTTAAAACATCTCCACATTTATAAAGCCAAG GCTTGTTTGAAGGAAATTCATGCTAAATTGCTACGTAAGCATTTGCAATCTCTCGAGAGACCATTGGAGGATGAAGATAAATTGGAGGATGCTAATGTTATGATACCTGACGAGGAGGAAGATACAGAGGATGATATTAAAG TCCGATCTCTAGATGAATCATTTTCACCAGAACCCATTAGAGGGGAACAAGAAGATGAAGACGAGGCTGGATCATTTTCGCCACAACTGTTGCATGGTGATGAAAGTGAGGAAGCTATTGACCCTGAAGAGGATAGAGCCATGCTG GAGCGGAACCGCAAGGCTGTCTTAGAAGAACAGCAAAGACGAGTTCAGGAAGCAATGATATCAAAGCCAGCTCCTTCTGAAGATAATTTTGAGATGAAGGCTTTAAAAGCTATGGGGGATATGGAAGATGGAGATGCGGTGTTTGGATCTGGTGCTGAAGTGAGCCTGGATTCCCAG GTTTATTGGTGGCATGACAAATACAGGCCTAGGAAGCCGAAGTATTTCAACCGTGTTCACACTGGATACGAGTGGAACAAATATAATCAGACTCACTATGATCATGACAACCCACCTCCAAAGATTGTGCAAggatacaaatttaatattttctatccTGATCTTGTAGACAAGACAAAAGCCCCAACTTACACCATTGAGAAGGATGGCAGCAATGGGGAGACTTGCATTATAAGATTCCATGCTGGGCCACCGTACGAAGACATA GCTTTCCGCATCGTAAACAAAGAATGGGAATATTCTCACAAGAAGGGTTTTAAGTGCACATTTGAACGTGGAATTCTGCACGTGTACTTTAATTTCAAACGCCACCGCTACCGCAGATAA